ATACTTTGTATATAAAGCACAGAAACTATTCTGATTTCAATTTTTTTGAAATTATTACTTTCATTGCTTCTTGTGCCTTTTCTCTTACTTTTTCATCACTGTCATTTTCTCCAACATATGCCAAATGGTCTTGAGCTCTTGGATTTCCTATATTCCCTAATGCTTCAGCTGCGTTCATTCTTATTGAAGGATTCGGGTCATCTCTAAGGAAAACTATTAGCGTATTAAGTATTTGTTCATTCTTCATACTGCCTGCAGCCTTTATTGCTGCAATACGTATAGAGTTATCTTTATGGTTCATTGCTTTAACAATTTTGTCAGTCTTATTTTTTGTTTTCCATTTTTCTATCTTTTCTACTGTAATACCAAACATTTCTGCCTCACATCCTATATATTTTTTATGTCTTAAAAATGGGAGGGGACAATATAGCACCCATTCTACAAATAATTCTATAGAGCCTAATTATAATCATATCATAAAAAAAAATTAATTTGTTAATAAACTGTTAATTTTACTCTATTACCTTTATCGCTTTTCGTCAAGGATTTTTCTCAACTCAGTCCCGTCTTTAGAAGTTAGCACCATAAATCTTTAGGAGTAAATTTTATATTAAAAGCGTAAAGCAGCCTTAAAATAAGGCTTTTTTTATTGCTAAAAACACTTGCAAAATTACTTTTTATGTGCTATAATTAATGGTGATAGTGGTGATAAATAAGGAGGGGATTATATGGCATATTTTCTAAAAAA
The DNA window shown above is from Bacillota bacterium and carries:
- a CDS encoding HEAT repeat domain-containing protein, which translates into the protein MFGITVEKIEKWKTKNKTDKIVKAMNHKDNSIRIAAIKAAGSMKNEQILNTLIVFLRDDPNPSIRMNAAEALGNIGNPRAQDHLAYVGENDSDEKVREKAQEAMKVIISKKLKSE